In Cheilinus undulatus linkage group 14, ASM1832078v1, whole genome shotgun sequence, a genomic segment contains:
- the tlr5a gene encoding toll-like receptor 5: MWTLPLLFLFIGLHLQVSTCYQSCTLYGLIAACASQQHHWVPVLPPSITHLYLEMNFISEINSTSLRAYNQLQELDLGRQYVPLIIRNNSFLSQGKLKRLVLGFNHYLRLEPRAFAGLYRLEHLFLDYCDLSDSILEQRYLEPLRSLETLDLFGNLIEKLKPGLFFQNLPNFQQLNLTLNRIDRLCDDDLAGFQGKHFAFLNLGSNKLFQNNTGKFDWERCGNPFKGISFDKLDISLNGFNLNTLRQFFKAIAGTQIAHLISYGMIGKGFSHNNVPDPDKDTFKGLINSTVGTLDLSGNYIFALQKAVFSPLKDAKIIDISRNKINRINQNAFDGLRDNLQLLNLSYNLLGEVYSDTFANLASLRVLDLSYNHIGALGYKAFRGLHDLRALYLTGNSLRNLGFPSSLPNLIWLLLKDNKLNLIYGITEFVPHSTFVDISDNRLTNMEDLYVILAHLNQLDSFFFAGNFIKMCKPSQNVKVPHNITLRVLDLHDSSLQVLWSQGECLDLFHPLENLLGLNISYNLLVTLPHGIFSGLRSVVEMDLSFNALTYLQSDIFPASLKALHLSNNFLATPDPLAFHSISLLDLAENRFHCDCNLESFLKWLNVTDVIFLSPVFEFKCEFPADLRNLPLLSYSTTIEPCEGDDEKQMQDVKFALFIFSASLVFTVTLSGIIYARLRGKIFIIYKRIVGRILQGPKPILPVDEVKFDAFLCFSDNDYGWVEGALLKKLDNQFSEENILHCCFEARDFLPGEDHLSNIRDAIWESRKTVCIVSKEFLKDGWCLEAFSLAQGRMLEELSNILIMLVVGKVAHYQLMKYNAVRAFVQKRQYLTWPEDPQDLDWFYGHLISQILKDTKLKKTVEENPEPAQPDVQKEEDDGGQVENIKETAM, from the exons ATGTGGACGCTgcctcttctcttcctcttcattGGCTTACACCTACAG GTATCCACATGCTACCAGTCATGTACCTTGTATGGCCTCATAGCTGCTTGCGCCTCACAGCAACATCACTGGGTTCCTGTCTTGCCTCCCAGCATCACCCACCTCTACCTGGAAATGAATTTCATCAGTGAGATCAACAGCACGTCACTCAGAGCCTACAACCAGCTCCAAGAGTTAGATCTGGGAAGGCAATACGTGCCTCTCATCATCAGGAACAACTCTTTCCTCAGCCAGGGAAAGCTGAAACGGTTGGTTCTGGGATTCAACCACTACCTCAGGCTTGAGCCCAGGGCATTTGCAGGACTGTACAGGTTAGAACACCTGTTTTTGGACTACTGCGATTTGTCTGACTCCATTCTTGAGCAGAGGTATCTGGAGCCTCTCCGGTCCTTAGAAACTCTTGATCTTTTTGGTAACTTGATAGAAAAACTTAAACCTGGTCTGTTCTTCCAAAACCTCCCAAACTTCCAACAGCTGAACCTTACACTGAATCGGATTGACAGATTGTGTGATGACGATCTAGCTGGTTTCCAGGGGAAACATTTTGCTTTTCTGAACTTGGGGTCAAATAAATTATTCCAAAATAACACTGGCAAATTTGACTGGGAAAGATGTGGAAACCCATTTAAAGGGATATCCTTTGACAAACTCGACATATCTTTAAATGGGTTCAATTTGAATACATTAAGACAATTCTTTAAAGCAATAGCAGGGACTCAGATTGCTCATTTGATATCGTATGGAATGATTGGCAAAGGTTTCTCACATAACAATGTTCCTGACCCAGATAAAGATACATTTAAAGGCCTTATTAACAGCACAGTTGGGACTTTAGATCTCTCTGGGAACTATATATTTGCTTTACAGAAGGCTGTTTTCAGCcctttaaaagatgcaaaaataatcGACATTTCACGCAACAAAATCAATAGAATAAATCAAAATGCCTTTGATGGCCTTCGAGATAATTTACAGTTGCTTAATCTTTCATACAACCTCTTAGGAGAAGTATATTCTGATACATTTGCCAACTTAGCAAGCCTTAGGGTGCTGGATTTGTCCTACAACCACATCGGTGCATTAGGATACAAAGCCTTCAGGGGTCTCCATGATTTACGAGCCTTATATCTAACTGGAAACTCACTGAGAAACTTGGGTTTCCCTTCCTCATTACCAAACTTGATTTGGCTCCTGTTAAAGGACAATAAGTTAAATTTAATCTATGGTATCACTGAATTTGTCCCACACAGCACCTTTGTGGACATATCAGATAACAGActaacaaacatggaggatctTTATGTCATTTTAGCTCATTTGAATCAGCTCGACAGTTTCTTCTTTGCTGGCAACTTTATCAAGATGTGTAAGCCAAGTCAGAACGTTAAGGTTCCTCATAATATTACTTTACGAGTGCTTGATCTTCACGACAGCTCCCTGCAGGTACTTTGGTCACAGGGGGAATGTCTGGACCTCTTCCATCCTCTAGAGAATTTGCTCGGCCTTAACATAAGTTATAACTTACTTGTCACGCTCCCACATGGGATTTTCAGCGGTCTTCGCTCAGTCGTTGAAATGGACCTCTCATTTAATGCCTTAACCTACCTTCAGTCAGACATCTTTCCAGCCAGCCTTAAGGCTCTCCACCTCTCAAACAACTTCCTAGCCACCCCAGACCCTTTGGCTTTCCACTCCATCAGCCTCCTAGACCTGGCAGAAAATCGCTTCCATTGTGATTGCAACCTGGAGAGTTTCCTGAAATGGCTTAACGTTACGGATGTTATCTTCCTGAGCCCAGTGTTTGAATTCAAATGTGAGTTTCCAGCTGATCTGCGCAACCTTCCGCTGCTGAGTTATTCCACGACCATCGAACCGTGTGAGGGAGACGATGAAAAGCAAATGCAAGATGTTAAGTTTGCTCTCTTCATCTTCTCTGCCTCCCTGGTCTTTACTGTGACATTAAGCGGGATCATTTATGCCCGTCTCAGAGGGAAAATATTCATCATCTATAAAAGGATCGTTGGCAGGATTCTCCAAGGCCCCAAGCCGATTCTTCCTGTTGATGAGGTCAAGTTTGATGCCTTCCTCTGCTTCAGTGACAACGACTATGGTTGGGTGGAAGGTGCGTTGCTGAAGAAACTTGATAACCAGTTTTCAGAGGAGAACATCTTACACTGCTGTTTCGAAGCCAGAGACTTCCTGCCAGGTGAGGATCATCTGTCCAACATAAGAGACGCCATCTGGGAGAGCAGGAAGACAGTCTGCATTGTCTCAAAGGAGtttcttaaag ATGGTTGGTGTTTGGAGGCCTTCTCTCTGGCTCAGGGTCGGATGCTGGAGGAGCTGTCGAATATCCTCATCATGTTGGTGGTTGGGAAG GTGGCTCACTACCAGCTGATGAAGTACAACGCAGTCAGAGCTTTTGTCCAGAAAAGACAATATTTAACCTGGCCAGAAGATCCTCAAGACCTGGATTGGTTTTATGGACACCTCATCTCACAGATACTCAAAGACACCAAGCTGAAAAAAACAGTGGAGGAAAACCCTGAACCAGCACAACCTGATGTTCAGAAGGAGGAGGACGATGGTGGCCAGGTGGAAAACATTAAAGAGACCGCCATGTGA